In one window of Clupea harengus chromosome 4, Ch_v2.0.2, whole genome shotgun sequence DNA:
- the src gene encoding proto-oncogene tyrosine-protein kinase Src isoform X2: MGGSKSKPKDPGPRPPSLDDPTSSAGGTAQQPVPPHRSPAADGQRQPPSNPEMSLFGGVESANNSITSPHRSTLLGGVTTFVALYDYESRTASDLSFRKGETLQIVNNTEGDWWLARSLATGESGYIPSNYVAPSDSIQAEDLLRMSLDKRWYFGKVTRRDSERLLLNLENRRGTFLVRESETTKGAYCLSVLDYDNTKGLNVKHYKIRKLDSGGFYITSRTQFSTLQQLVNHYRKHTDGLCHCLTEVCPVLKPMTQGLARDAWEIPRESLRLDVKLGQGCFGEVWMGTWNGTTGVAIKTLKPGTMSPEAFLMEAQVMKKLRHEKLVQLYAVVSEEPIYIVTEYMGQGSLLDFLKGDMGKMLRLPQLVDMASQVASGMAYVERMNYVHRDLRAANILVGDNLVCKVADFGLARLIEDNEYTARQGAKFPIKWTAPEAALYGRFTIKSDVWSFGVLLTELATKGRVPYPGMVNREVLDQVERGYRMPCPAECPESLHDLMLQCWRKLPEERHTFEYLQGFLEDYFTSTEPQYQPGENL; encoded by the exons ATGGGCGGCAGTAAGAGTAAGCCCAAAGACCCCGGGCCACGCCCACCCAGTCTGGATGACCCCACCAGCTCCGCCGGGGGCACCGCCCAGCAGCCCGTCCCACCCCATCGGAGCCCGGCGGCGGACGGCCAACGCCAGCCACCCAGCAACCCGGAGATGTCTCTCTTCGGAGGCGTGGAGTCAGCCAACAACAGCATCACGTCCCCCCATCGGAGCACCCTCTTAG GTGGGGTGACCACATTTGTGGCGCTGTACGACTACGAGTCCCGCACTGCCTCGGATCTGTCcttcagaaagggagagacgCTCCAGATTGTCAACAACAC GGAAGGTGATTGGTGGCTGGCACGCTCACTGGCAACTGGGGAAAGCGGCTACATCCCCAGCAACTACGTCGCCCCATCAGACTCCATCCAGGCAGAAGA TCTTCTCAGAATGTCACTGGACAAAAG GTGGTACTTTGGGAAGGTCACTCGCAGGGACTCTGAGAGACTGCTGCTCAACCTGGAAAACCGCAGAGGAACCTTTCTTGTGCGTGAGAGTGAAACCACCAAGG gTGCCTACTGTCTGTCAGTTCTAGATTACGATAACACCAAAGGGCTGAATGTGAAGCACTACAAGATCAGGAAGCTGGACAGCGGTGGCTTCTATATCACATCCCGCACCCAATTTAGCACACTACAGCAGCTGGTCAATCACTACCGCA AGCACACGGAcggtctgtgccactgcctgACTGAGGTGTGTCCTGTGCTGAAGCCCATGACTCAGGGTCTGGCCCGGGATGCCTGGGAGATCCCACGCGAGTCCCTGCGCCTGGATGTCAAGCTGGGCCAGGGCTGCTTCGGGGAGGTCTGGATGG gcACGTGGAATGGCACAACGGGAGTGGCCATAAAGACCCTGAAGCCAGGCACCATGTCCCCTGAGGCGTTCCTGATGGAGGCTCAGGTCATGAAGAAGCTCCGGCACGAGAAGCTGGTTCAACTCTACGCTGTGGTGTCAGAGGAGCCCATCTATATTGTCACTGAGTACATGGGACAAG GAAGCCTGCTGGACTTCCTCAAGGGAGACATGGGCAAGATGCTGCGACTACCTCAGCTGGTGGACATGGCCTCtcag GTTGCATCCGGCATGGCGTATGTGGAAAGGATGAACTATGTGCACCGAGACCTGCGTGCAGCCAACATCCTGGTGGGGGATAACCTGGTGTGTAAGGTGGCCGACTTTGGCCTGGCTCGCCTCATCGAGGACAATGAGTACACCGCCAGGCAGG GGGCCAAATTCCCCATCAAGTGGACAGCTCCTGAGGCTGCTCTGTACGGCCGCTTCACCATAAAGTCAGACGTCTGGTCCTTTGGCGTGCTGCTGACTGAACTGGCCACCAAAGGCAGGGTGCCATACCCAG GCATGGTGAACCGTGAGGTGCTGGACCAGGTGGAGCGAGGCTACCGCATGCCGTGCCCGGCGGAGTGCCCCGAGTCTCTGCACGACCTCATGCTGCAGTGCTGGCGCAAGCTGCCCGAGGAGCGGCATACCTTCGAGTACCTGCAGGGGTTCCTGGAGGACTACTTCACCTCCACAGAACCCCAGTACCAGCCTGGAGAGAACCTTTAG
- the src gene encoding proto-oncogene tyrosine-protein kinase Src isoform X3 — MGGSKSKPKDPGPRPPSLDDPTSSAGGTAQQPVPPHRSPAADGQRQPPSNPEMSLFGGVESANNSITSPHRSTLLGGVTTFVALYDYESRTASDLSFRKGETLQIVNNTRKMNCREGDWWLARSLATGESGYIPSNYVAPSDSIQAEEWYFGKVTRRDSERLLLNLENRRGTFLVRESETTKGAYCLSVLDYDNTKGLNVKHYKIRKLDSGGFYITSRTQFSTLQQLVNHYRKHTDGLCHCLTEVCPVLKPMTQGLARDAWEIPRESLRLDVKLGQGCFGEVWMGTWNGTTGVAIKTLKPGTMSPEAFLMEAQVMKKLRHEKLVQLYAVVSEEPIYIVTEYMGQGSLLDFLKGDMGKMLRLPQLVDMASQVASGMAYVERMNYVHRDLRAANILVGDNLVCKVADFGLARLIEDNEYTARQGAKFPIKWTAPEAALYGRFTIKSDVWSFGVLLTELATKGRVPYPGMVNREVLDQVERGYRMPCPAECPESLHDLMLQCWRKLPEERHTFEYLQGFLEDYFTSTEPQYQPGENL, encoded by the exons ATGGGCGGCAGTAAGAGTAAGCCCAAAGACCCCGGGCCACGCCCACCCAGTCTGGATGACCCCACCAGCTCCGCCGGGGGCACCGCCCAGCAGCCCGTCCCACCCCATCGGAGCCCGGCGGCGGACGGCCAACGCCAGCCACCCAGCAACCCGGAGATGTCTCTCTTCGGAGGCGTGGAGTCAGCCAACAACAGCATCACGTCCCCCCATCGGAGCACCCTCTTAG GTGGGGTGACCACATTTGTGGCGCTGTACGACTACGAGTCCCGCACTGCCTCGGATCTGTCcttcagaaagggagagacgCTCCAGATTGTCAACAACAC GAGAAAGATGAATTGCAG GGAAGGTGATTGGTGGCTGGCACGCTCACTGGCAACTGGGGAAAGCGGCTACATCCCCAGCAACTACGTCGCCCCATCAGACTCCATCCAGGCAGAAGA GTGGTACTTTGGGAAGGTCACTCGCAGGGACTCTGAGAGACTGCTGCTCAACCTGGAAAACCGCAGAGGAACCTTTCTTGTGCGTGAGAGTGAAACCACCAAGG gTGCCTACTGTCTGTCAGTTCTAGATTACGATAACACCAAAGGGCTGAATGTGAAGCACTACAAGATCAGGAAGCTGGACAGCGGTGGCTTCTATATCACATCCCGCACCCAATTTAGCACACTACAGCAGCTGGTCAATCACTACCGCA AGCACACGGAcggtctgtgccactgcctgACTGAGGTGTGTCCTGTGCTGAAGCCCATGACTCAGGGTCTGGCCCGGGATGCCTGGGAGATCCCACGCGAGTCCCTGCGCCTGGATGTCAAGCTGGGCCAGGGCTGCTTCGGGGAGGTCTGGATGG gcACGTGGAATGGCACAACGGGAGTGGCCATAAAGACCCTGAAGCCAGGCACCATGTCCCCTGAGGCGTTCCTGATGGAGGCTCAGGTCATGAAGAAGCTCCGGCACGAGAAGCTGGTTCAACTCTACGCTGTGGTGTCAGAGGAGCCCATCTATATTGTCACTGAGTACATGGGACAAG GAAGCCTGCTGGACTTCCTCAAGGGAGACATGGGCAAGATGCTGCGACTACCTCAGCTGGTGGACATGGCCTCtcag GTTGCATCCGGCATGGCGTATGTGGAAAGGATGAACTATGTGCACCGAGACCTGCGTGCAGCCAACATCCTGGTGGGGGATAACCTGGTGTGTAAGGTGGCCGACTTTGGCCTGGCTCGCCTCATCGAGGACAATGAGTACACCGCCAGGCAGG GGGCCAAATTCCCCATCAAGTGGACAGCTCCTGAGGCTGCTCTGTACGGCCGCTTCACCATAAAGTCAGACGTCTGGTCCTTTGGCGTGCTGCTGACTGAACTGGCCACCAAAGGCAGGGTGCCATACCCAG GCATGGTGAACCGTGAGGTGCTGGACCAGGTGGAGCGAGGCTACCGCATGCCGTGCCCGGCGGAGTGCCCCGAGTCTCTGCACGACCTCATGCTGCAGTGCTGGCGCAAGCTGCCCGAGGAGCGGCATACCTTCGAGTACCTGCAGGGGTTCCTGGAGGACTACTTCACCTCCACAGAACCCCAGTACCAGCCTGGAGAGAACCTTTAG
- the src gene encoding proto-oncogene tyrosine-protein kinase Src isoform X1 produces the protein MGGSKSKPKDPGPRPPSLDDPTSSAGGTAQQPVPPHRSPAADGQRQPPSNPEMSLFGGVESANNSITSPHRSTLLGGVTTFVALYDYESRTASDLSFRKGETLQIVNNTRKMNCREGDWWLARSLATGESGYIPSNYVAPSDSIQAEDLLRMSLDKRWYFGKVTRRDSERLLLNLENRRGTFLVRESETTKGAYCLSVLDYDNTKGLNVKHYKIRKLDSGGFYITSRTQFSTLQQLVNHYRKHTDGLCHCLTEVCPVLKPMTQGLARDAWEIPRESLRLDVKLGQGCFGEVWMGTWNGTTGVAIKTLKPGTMSPEAFLMEAQVMKKLRHEKLVQLYAVVSEEPIYIVTEYMGQGSLLDFLKGDMGKMLRLPQLVDMASQVASGMAYVERMNYVHRDLRAANILVGDNLVCKVADFGLARLIEDNEYTARQGAKFPIKWTAPEAALYGRFTIKSDVWSFGVLLTELATKGRVPYPGMVNREVLDQVERGYRMPCPAECPESLHDLMLQCWRKLPEERHTFEYLQGFLEDYFTSTEPQYQPGENL, from the exons ATGGGCGGCAGTAAGAGTAAGCCCAAAGACCCCGGGCCACGCCCACCCAGTCTGGATGACCCCACCAGCTCCGCCGGGGGCACCGCCCAGCAGCCCGTCCCACCCCATCGGAGCCCGGCGGCGGACGGCCAACGCCAGCCACCCAGCAACCCGGAGATGTCTCTCTTCGGAGGCGTGGAGTCAGCCAACAACAGCATCACGTCCCCCCATCGGAGCACCCTCTTAG GTGGGGTGACCACATTTGTGGCGCTGTACGACTACGAGTCCCGCACTGCCTCGGATCTGTCcttcagaaagggagagacgCTCCAGATTGTCAACAACAC GAGAAAGATGAATTGCAG GGAAGGTGATTGGTGGCTGGCACGCTCACTGGCAACTGGGGAAAGCGGCTACATCCCCAGCAACTACGTCGCCCCATCAGACTCCATCCAGGCAGAAGA TCTTCTCAGAATGTCACTGGACAAAAG GTGGTACTTTGGGAAGGTCACTCGCAGGGACTCTGAGAGACTGCTGCTCAACCTGGAAAACCGCAGAGGAACCTTTCTTGTGCGTGAGAGTGAAACCACCAAGG gTGCCTACTGTCTGTCAGTTCTAGATTACGATAACACCAAAGGGCTGAATGTGAAGCACTACAAGATCAGGAAGCTGGACAGCGGTGGCTTCTATATCACATCCCGCACCCAATTTAGCACACTACAGCAGCTGGTCAATCACTACCGCA AGCACACGGAcggtctgtgccactgcctgACTGAGGTGTGTCCTGTGCTGAAGCCCATGACTCAGGGTCTGGCCCGGGATGCCTGGGAGATCCCACGCGAGTCCCTGCGCCTGGATGTCAAGCTGGGCCAGGGCTGCTTCGGGGAGGTCTGGATGG gcACGTGGAATGGCACAACGGGAGTGGCCATAAAGACCCTGAAGCCAGGCACCATGTCCCCTGAGGCGTTCCTGATGGAGGCTCAGGTCATGAAGAAGCTCCGGCACGAGAAGCTGGTTCAACTCTACGCTGTGGTGTCAGAGGAGCCCATCTATATTGTCACTGAGTACATGGGACAAG GAAGCCTGCTGGACTTCCTCAAGGGAGACATGGGCAAGATGCTGCGACTACCTCAGCTGGTGGACATGGCCTCtcag GTTGCATCCGGCATGGCGTATGTGGAAAGGATGAACTATGTGCACCGAGACCTGCGTGCAGCCAACATCCTGGTGGGGGATAACCTGGTGTGTAAGGTGGCCGACTTTGGCCTGGCTCGCCTCATCGAGGACAATGAGTACACCGCCAGGCAGG GGGCCAAATTCCCCATCAAGTGGACAGCTCCTGAGGCTGCTCTGTACGGCCGCTTCACCATAAAGTCAGACGTCTGGTCCTTTGGCGTGCTGCTGACTGAACTGGCCACCAAAGGCAGGGTGCCATACCCAG GCATGGTGAACCGTGAGGTGCTGGACCAGGTGGAGCGAGGCTACCGCATGCCGTGCCCGGCGGAGTGCCCCGAGTCTCTGCACGACCTCATGCTGCAGTGCTGGCGCAAGCTGCCCGAGGAGCGGCATACCTTCGAGTACCTGCAGGGGTTCCTGGAGGACTACTTCACCTCCACAGAACCCCAGTACCAGCCTGGAGAGAACCTTTAG
- the src gene encoding proto-oncogene tyrosine-protein kinase Src isoform X4 → MGGSKSKPKDPGPRPPSLDDPTSSAGGTAQQPVPPHRSPAADGQRQPPSNPEMSLFGGVESANNSITSPHRSTLLGGVTTFVALYDYESRTASDLSFRKGETLQIVNNTEGDWWLARSLATGESGYIPSNYVAPSDSIQAEEWYFGKVTRRDSERLLLNLENRRGTFLVRESETTKGAYCLSVLDYDNTKGLNVKHYKIRKLDSGGFYITSRTQFSTLQQLVNHYRKHTDGLCHCLTEVCPVLKPMTQGLARDAWEIPRESLRLDVKLGQGCFGEVWMGTWNGTTGVAIKTLKPGTMSPEAFLMEAQVMKKLRHEKLVQLYAVVSEEPIYIVTEYMGQGSLLDFLKGDMGKMLRLPQLVDMASQVASGMAYVERMNYVHRDLRAANILVGDNLVCKVADFGLARLIEDNEYTARQGAKFPIKWTAPEAALYGRFTIKSDVWSFGVLLTELATKGRVPYPGMVNREVLDQVERGYRMPCPAECPESLHDLMLQCWRKLPEERHTFEYLQGFLEDYFTSTEPQYQPGENL, encoded by the exons ATGGGCGGCAGTAAGAGTAAGCCCAAAGACCCCGGGCCACGCCCACCCAGTCTGGATGACCCCACCAGCTCCGCCGGGGGCACCGCCCAGCAGCCCGTCCCACCCCATCGGAGCCCGGCGGCGGACGGCCAACGCCAGCCACCCAGCAACCCGGAGATGTCTCTCTTCGGAGGCGTGGAGTCAGCCAACAACAGCATCACGTCCCCCCATCGGAGCACCCTCTTAG GTGGGGTGACCACATTTGTGGCGCTGTACGACTACGAGTCCCGCACTGCCTCGGATCTGTCcttcagaaagggagagacgCTCCAGATTGTCAACAACAC GGAAGGTGATTGGTGGCTGGCACGCTCACTGGCAACTGGGGAAAGCGGCTACATCCCCAGCAACTACGTCGCCCCATCAGACTCCATCCAGGCAGAAGA GTGGTACTTTGGGAAGGTCACTCGCAGGGACTCTGAGAGACTGCTGCTCAACCTGGAAAACCGCAGAGGAACCTTTCTTGTGCGTGAGAGTGAAACCACCAAGG gTGCCTACTGTCTGTCAGTTCTAGATTACGATAACACCAAAGGGCTGAATGTGAAGCACTACAAGATCAGGAAGCTGGACAGCGGTGGCTTCTATATCACATCCCGCACCCAATTTAGCACACTACAGCAGCTGGTCAATCACTACCGCA AGCACACGGAcggtctgtgccactgcctgACTGAGGTGTGTCCTGTGCTGAAGCCCATGACTCAGGGTCTGGCCCGGGATGCCTGGGAGATCCCACGCGAGTCCCTGCGCCTGGATGTCAAGCTGGGCCAGGGCTGCTTCGGGGAGGTCTGGATGG gcACGTGGAATGGCACAACGGGAGTGGCCATAAAGACCCTGAAGCCAGGCACCATGTCCCCTGAGGCGTTCCTGATGGAGGCTCAGGTCATGAAGAAGCTCCGGCACGAGAAGCTGGTTCAACTCTACGCTGTGGTGTCAGAGGAGCCCATCTATATTGTCACTGAGTACATGGGACAAG GAAGCCTGCTGGACTTCCTCAAGGGAGACATGGGCAAGATGCTGCGACTACCTCAGCTGGTGGACATGGCCTCtcag GTTGCATCCGGCATGGCGTATGTGGAAAGGATGAACTATGTGCACCGAGACCTGCGTGCAGCCAACATCCTGGTGGGGGATAACCTGGTGTGTAAGGTGGCCGACTTTGGCCTGGCTCGCCTCATCGAGGACAATGAGTACACCGCCAGGCAGG GGGCCAAATTCCCCATCAAGTGGACAGCTCCTGAGGCTGCTCTGTACGGCCGCTTCACCATAAAGTCAGACGTCTGGTCCTTTGGCGTGCTGCTGACTGAACTGGCCACCAAAGGCAGGGTGCCATACCCAG GCATGGTGAACCGTGAGGTGCTGGACCAGGTGGAGCGAGGCTACCGCATGCCGTGCCCGGCGGAGTGCCCCGAGTCTCTGCACGACCTCATGCTGCAGTGCTGGCGCAAGCTGCCCGAGGAGCGGCATACCTTCGAGTACCTGCAGGGGTTCCTGGAGGACTACTTCACCTCCACAGAACCCCAGTACCAGCCTGGAGAGAACCTTTAG